The Saccharopolyspora gloriosae genome window below encodes:
- a CDS encoding SAV_915 family protein → MTLELRDTAQGDRALLAFTSLRGLVDGCGDGQAWVAVRGHQLDDLRARSGADVILWDAALPVDERRTRYQEGAR, encoded by the coding sequence GTGACGCTTGAGCTGCGCGACACGGCTCAAGGCGACCGTGCGTTGCTGGCGTTCACCTCGCTGCGCGGACTCGTGGACGGCTGCGGCGACGGACAAGCCTGGGTCGCGGTGCGTGGGCATCAGCTCGACGATCTTCGAGCTCGTTCGGGAGCGGATGTGATCCTGTGGGATGCGGCGCTGCCGGTGGACGAACGCCGCACCCGCTACCAGGAGGGGGCGCGATGA